The window TCTATTTTAGACCGTAAGGAATAATATATAAGTggaaaaaattaaatgaaatttactctaattattattataaattaccTTCCATCCTTTAGGAATTGAAAAACCATTGAAGATGAAATCATTGATAGCTTCTCTAAAAGCACCTTGAAGAGGAGGAGCAACTCTCATGACTTCACAAGCCACATTCCATGAATATTTCATCTTTTTTATATCTTCCCAATTCAACAACTCTCCTTCTCCTTTCCCCTTTGCAATCTCCATTTGCTCTACATcatcaaataaatataatttattaactaaatttattttcaattatttaaGAATAAGATTTAAATTTGCCACTAACGTTTTTAGTGAAATGCATATATACTCTTAATATTAGAAATGATAAACTATTGTTTTCAATGTTTTCAACTTGGAGCAATTTCGAGTCAAGATAACGACACTTAAAGCAATTTTAGACCCAACATAACTCATAAAACAAGACTCTTATTAGGCATAGATAGGAGGCACCGTCGTCTAGAATCAACCCTTCCCACCAGATGAAGAgttgtgcattttttttttttttgccctaGCTCAAGATAAAATGATGTCATTTTCGCATGCTAGCTAGAGGTGGAGACAGGGGGCGGCCGTCAGGAATCACTCTAGCCCACTAGATGAAGAGTTGTACAATTTTTTTTGCCCTAGCTCAAGCTAAAACGACATCGTTTTGGTCTGGTTAGCTAGAGGCAAAAAAACTATAAGCCGATCCACATGGATAGGATTGAGTCTAAAATTGCTCCATGTTGAAAATGTCAATGACaaattttttactattcactgGTGGAAAATGGCTATTAGTGATGCGCTTTTAGGATCATTAGCAACACACAAAACGCATCACTAAAGCCCGCATCGCTATTGCTCAATGACGAGCATTGATGCGTCACAAACTGATCAATAGTCACGCATGTTGCATACAGTCGTCGCTATTAACCCATCAATAGCGGATCCAGTTATACAAGCATCGCTATTGATCATATAATAtagaaataaaaacaataaaggGTCAATGGAGACGCTCGTAGTAACCCATCAATGATGACGCATGTTACCTACAGACGTCGCAATTGACAGTCATTTGTGACGCTCTTACATTGACACGTCGCAAATGCTAAATTTAATGATGATTTGTGATGACCATTTGTGTAACCATCGCTATTGAGGCGTCACTAATGCCATTTTTCCACTAGTGACTCTTTTACTTTAGAAGTATGTTTCCAAAAACGTTTGAGTAAATTTGAATCTTATCCCGTTATTTAAAGGTAAAAAAAGGGGATAAGGCACAAATTTAGCCCAATGTTTTTTTTAGGGAGAGAGCAGATTTAGCCTCGACATACTAAACAGTTCAATCTTAAGTTTAAGATTTACCAAATAGTGTAATTTCAAGTCTAATTACCGAAAAatgatttgtttttttcacATGCAATTTCATGTTCTTGCCATCTTGCAACCTTGAACATTCTAGCGACTCAATCAACTACTAAtgaaaaaaacttttttttttgttaatgagACTTGAAATTTCACCGTCTGGTAAACGTTAACATTAATATCACACAGTTTTATACGTGAAGGCTAAAATCCACCCTTCCTTATCACCATACAGCTAAATTCGTAACATATCCGAAAATCAAAAAACATACCTCTATAAACTTGATGATAAATTGAAGGAAATTCAGAAAGATAATAGACAATGAAAGTACAAGCAGCACTTGCAGTATCATGTCCACCAATTAACAAACCAAGTATTTTATCTGCAATTTCTATTTCATTCATAAACTCTCCGTTTTCATCTTCCGTCGTTAACATATAACACAATATATCCTTCTTTTCCGTTGTATTTTCTTCTGATATTTccattttcctttcctttattaTGCTTATAAGCTCTTTTCTTATGTATTTTGATGCATTTATTCCTCTTCTAAATGGAGTTCCTGCTATATCTATAGGTATCGAAATGATTCCCGAAGCTAATGCGTCGAAAGGTTGTGCGAATTTCGCTATCTGGTTCGGGTCTTCTAAGCTTAAAAATAGCCTGCAAGCTAACCAGAATGTGTAGTTTTTTGCTAACGGAAAAACTACTACTTCTTCTTTATCTTCCCATTTCGTCGCGAAATGTTTCTGCGCAATATCATCCATTATACCTGTATTTTTGTTCATCAAAGTTAATAAACATGTATACAGTttgtaaaattagtaaaaaaatctGATATGTAAACGAAGAATCGGAGTAAAAAACCAAATATAATGGAcaaaaatttgttaaaaattaCTTATATTTTGGGACTAAGTATTAGTGACAGATAGTTTCGCGCACATGCCGTAGatgaaattatatatttagcGACAGAATTTAtcaattatatatttatgacCGATGTCCCTCCGGCCCTAATCTTATAATACTATATTCAGAACTACATTTTTCTGGACTaagcataaaaaataatttcacTAGAGATTTCGTAGCTGATATCAAATCTATAACGTTCTAAATAGAATGATATACATTTAGTGGCGGAATATTCTGTCGGTAGTAGGATAACGAGTACCCGAGGGAGTATATTGTTCCCTTCTCGTTTATCTAAcatgtaaatttttaaatttcatttccATCTCAAACCTTTTTACATATTATTCGGATATATAGTGCCGAGCATCCAAGAAACATGTACTCATTGTCATGACTATTTCTCATGCCAAATTCTTGACAGATTCTGGAATATAATGAAAttatccacataaacttctatcGAATTTTTTTGGTCCGAAGCCGGGAGGTTGACGGACCCCTCCACGACTCCTAAAAATGGAAAATTTCGTCTAATTTTTTTCCTGGTCCATGTTGGGCAGAAATTCTATTGTGGACCAGGACGAATAATGATCATTCCATTTAGATGATATCACATGAGTTGTTGAGATGATGTGGCATCATCTGACTATTTCTCATACCAAATTCATGAGATATTCTGAATATAATGaaattagggttaattacaagtaGATGCTATGTGGTTACACGGATTTGCAGATGAGTATCTGTGGTATTTTTCGTTATAAACGCAAACTTGTGGTttgcaaattttttattttttttactttgccaaatttgaccgataacgacctaaaaatgaaaatttttaagaattaaacttgtttaatattatatttattttggaaccatatttttattttttaaaatcatcattttttgagttttccctctctaaacattaattttctctctcataaaaaaacaacacctaaatgacctcaaacctaaaaagttgaagaattaaagttgcttaaaatattatttaatttttgaaaattttcattttgaggtcgttatcggccaaatttggcaaacaaaaaaaatgaaaattttgcaaaccacatgcTTGTGTTTGTAACGAAAAATACCACAAGTACCCATCTGCAAATCCGTGTAACTACATGACATCTACTTTTAATTAACTCATGAAAttatccacataaacttctatcGATTTTTTTTGGTCCGGAGAAGTTGACGGACCCCTCCATGACTCTTAAAATGAAAACttttgtccttttttttttcccgGTGCACATAGGGAAGAAATACAGTATTGGTTCTTCCACTTAGATGATACCACATCGGTTATTGAGATGGCCTGCCATTATCCGAGTGGACATGACCAATACTGATGCATCCCACTGTACAAATTTTCCCCGATCAAGGGGTCGACGGACCCTTCTTGACCCGTGTAGCTCCGTCCCTATACTAATAGTAAATactataaaaaagaataataagAAGAAAGAGTTACCAATATATCCTTGAAGAGCATCAGGtttaagaaactgaggaagaagTTTTCTCATTCTAATAGCTTCTTCTTTAGATGAACTTTTAAGAGAAGATGGAAATATCTTATTAACAGAATCAGGCCACCATGCCTGAACTAATTTATTCTCATTTGAGAACAGAAATTTATTCCCAGAAGCTCCACAAATCACAGCCGTAGGATGTCCCAGAAGGTTTGTCTTGAAAATCTCAGATTTAAATCTGACCGTCCGATCAAAAATAAACTTCTCTGGTTCTCCTCTCCAACCTGTTGATAAAAACTCTAAACTTTCTCCTATATATGGTAATCCTATTTTTCCAGGAGGAAGGTTTTTGAATTTGTATTGAGATTTATGCTTGTAAAATGCTATAAAAATTGAGATTAATGGtattgaaataaatataattagaaGAAAATTCAGATAATAATTATCCATTTTTTGAGTGTTTGTTGAATGCAATGTTTAAGTGTCCTTAATTTCTGCTTATTTATAGGGAATTTTATGTAAAGGTGTTTTTAGTGGGTAGTTAGGTATATTATATGTATATCTTAATCTTAATTAAGTCCCtgaactttacatgttttagGGATCAAacccctgatcaattatttttcacaTTGAGCCATTGATTATTGATTCTGTTATGAATTTGgttcttatttaacttttccatcgAGTTTGGACCGACAGGTATCATTAGGGCGATTTGACTTATTgacgtggacaaataaaaataagagctTATTGACTCTGGTAGatagagagtaaaaagtaaTAAGAAATTACGGAAATTAATTTAGAGTAGATTCTTCCAAATTGATTATGTTATGACCCTTTACTTAACTTTTCCGTCGATTTTGGGCCGACACGCATCATTAGGGCAATTCGGTTTATTGACGTGGACAAATAAAAGTAAGAGTTTATTGACTATGGTAGATAGAAAGTAAAAAGTAAATTACGAAAATTAATTTCCAGTagattcttccaaactcgatcttctcctctatcattttgtgattttcaaccttaaaatcgccaaatcgatcttctcatctctcaaactcgacagaaaagttaaataagggtcaaatccataacaaaattaatgatcaaaggctcaatgtggaaaattaattgatcaggagtttgatccttaaaacatatAAAGTTCAGaggtttaattatatttttttaccattaattaattagctAATGGGGTATATCTGCATTTTTCAAAAAACGTTAGAGTAAATTTGGATCTTATCCCGTTATTTACTGCTGCAAAAATAATGTACAAATCTAAGCCCTATGGTTTTTGTGAGAGGGTAGATTTCACATCCACTcaactttacatgttttaaagGATCAAGtctttgatcaattatttttccacattaagcctttgatcattgattttattatggatttgacccttatttaacttttccgtcgagtttaggagatgagaagatcgatttgacgattctaatgttgaaaatcacaaaatgggagaggAGAAAATCGAGTTTTAAAGAATATattggaaattaatttctataatttcattttagtttttaatttttatctctcctagtcaaggaattctttttttatttgtctatgtcaacaagccgaatcgctctaacgatgtatgcagtacaaactcgacgaaaaagttaaataagggcctaatcgataatagaatcaatgatcaagggctcaatgtggaaaatTAAATGATCAGAGACTTAATCTTTAAAACAACCAAAGTACAAGGGATTgattatgctttttgccttaattaattagttagCTAATGGGGTTAATTAAGCATTTACTTGTGAATTGTTGAGAACCTACCTTTTCTTTCTATACTTTGATTTTCTGGTGTTTTGGGTTTGGTTTTATaccattaatttgatcaaaggGTAGTTAAacttctttctcttttatttatatatataataaaagaacaTAGTTAATTCACACTAATAGTCAACAAAATTGGGTTTAATATTTGATACTAATTGGACTGAATTTGATATAGATTGATGTTGAAATTAATGATAGTTTTAATCGTACATTAATTAATAAAGAGATTCTCAAACTAAATTTGAATGGTGTGTGAAATACCCAAATTCACAAACTAAACTTGTAGGAATTAGAAATTCCTAATTGATAAAGGGATAAATCCTGAACTCTTAAAGAGAAATTGTATATTTGATTGAATTACATACAGCTTAATAAAATAAACTATTTATACCCCACAAACCTTAATAGTAAATCTTACTAGGATTGTCAATTCGAAAACCACGAACTAAGAACTTAACTGAGTTGGTTGTTTTATTCCTAACCGTTTTTGCAAGATTAAATATTACTTATATAAATTGAGATATCATTCTGTACGTATTTTAACTTACCATAATTTGTTTCATCCTATAAAGACTTTAAGTTGAAATCTGTCTTACCATAGTTTAGGATTAGTTTTATAATAGTTACACAAACCAAAACCCAAAGTTATTTACACCGCTTGGATAACATtgtaaaaccgagtagtttgATTCACTTATAGGTGTAAATCTTGTGGATCTGATGGACTTAAACcatatttattacttgataacaatGGACTgcacttatcccttagttgaGCCTTTCTCGAGATATAACTCAGAATTTccctcatcaagtttttggcgccctTGTCGGTGATTTATTTTCTTGCAATATTGAACCAAAAAGTTTTGTTGTTAGTCTAAGAAGGCAACGGCTTTCCTTCTGCAGTGGCAGGCCGCGCATACCAGTATCAGCAGTAGGTCTGTTCGTGTTTCCCAAGAGGTCGAAAGTTGGTTATACCTTCTCCAATCGGAATGTACAAGGTAAACTTTGATGGTGCGTTATTTGCG of the Euphorbia lathyris chromosome 7, ddEupLath1.1, whole genome shotgun sequence genome contains:
- the LOC136234893 gene encoding beta-amyrin 28-monooxygenase-like → MDNYYLNFLLIIFISIPLISIFIAFYKHKSQYKFKNLPPGKIGLPYIGESLEFLSTGWRGEPEKFIFDRTVRFKSEIFKTNLLGHPTAVICGASGNKFLFSNENKLVQAWWPDSVNKIFPSSLKSSSKEEAIRMRKLLPQFLKPDALQGYIGIMDDIAQKHFATKWEDKEEVVVFPLAKNYTFWLACRLFLSLEDPNQIAKFAQPFDALASGIISIPIDIAGTPFRRGINASKYIRKELISIIKERKMEISEENTTEKKDILCYMLTTEDENGEFMNEIEIADKILGLLIGGHDTASAACTFIVYYLSEFPSIYHQVYREQMEIAKGKGEGELLNWEDIKKMKYSWNVACEVMRVAPPLQGAFREAINDFIFNGFSIPKGWKLYWSANSTHKSAEYFPEPEKFDPSRFEGKGPAPFTFVPFGGGPRMCPGKEYARLEILVFIHNLVKRFNFQKIISHEKIIFNPLPMPANGLPIRLYPHKKTV